The sequence CAGCAGCCGTTTTAGGGTGGGATAACGAAGGTTGGCCGTGACCATGGAAAATACCCTTCCTATTTTTTCCACCGCCAGATCGCAGATATCAATTCTGTGCTCCAGGCCATTGATTTTAATGTTTTCCCTGGCTTCGGATATGGCACAGGGGTCTAAATCTATTCCCGTTCCTTTCTTAATTCCCATACGCACCGCTGCAATGGCCAGTATCCCTGATCCTGTACCGACATCGAGCAAACAGGTGTTTTTGTTTTTTTTAAAATAACCCTGCTTTTTTAAAGCATAATCGATCCCCTTTACTGCAAGGCGTGTGGTGGGATGCTGGCCGGCCCCGAATGAGGCGCCCTGGGAAAGGTTGATCACCACATCACCCGAATTTGCTGCAAAAGAAATTTCAGGCGGCTTTATGATTACGTGGTTTGAGATTCGAACCGGTCGGTGAAAGGATTTTTCCACAAAGGTGCAGCCGTATTGATTGGTATAGGTAAGTTCTCCTCG comes from Thermodesulfobacteriota bacterium and encodes:
- a CDS encoding 50S ribosomal protein L11 methyltransferase is translated as MSADNIIRKTILEVVSHSPIKLTPLKLEKTAVKKFALGKKQVKSVIKDLIARGELTYTNQYGCTFVEKSFHRPVRISNHVIIKPPEISFAANSGDVVINLSQGASFGAGQHPTTRLAVKGIDYALKKQGYFKKNKNTCLLDVGTGSGILAIAAVRMGIKKGTGIDLDPCAISEARENIKINGLEHRIDICDLAVEKIGRVFSMVTANLRYPTLKRLLPHLYDIIHKKGILVLSGIKTDELANLLDIYREKAFLCRWKEVEQAWAGVVFEKLFD